One Streptomyces sp. NBC_01217 genomic region harbors:
- a CDS encoding DUF6087 family protein, with amino-acid sequence MDEESFEHWMSRREQERRRMKGRMRLDALNSHPRRGSHVFPEAPRLISRWDGYSWEPVAVASHWAAAAALLYSHDVADERTERQDPGRVARAVQDSRLRGAGTAERKKARVRELLDEGHYRPEGSGG; translated from the coding sequence GTGGATGAGGAGTCTTTTGAGCACTGGATGAGCAGGCGCGAGCAGGAACGCCGGCGCATGAAGGGGCGTATGCGTTTGGATGCGCTTAATTCGCACCCCCGTCGAGGTTCGCATGTTTTCCCGGAAGCGCCGCGTCTGATCTCGCGTTGGGATGGCTATTCCTGGGAACCGGTGGCTGTGGCAAGCCACTGGGCAGCGGCCGCCGCGCTGCTGTACTCGCATGACGTCGCGGACGAACGTACCGAGCGTCAGGATCCTGGCCGCGTTGCCCGCGCAGTGCAGGACAGCCGACTACGCGGGGCGGGAACGGCGGAGAGGAAAAAGGCCCGAGTGCGGGAACTGCTCGATGAGGGGCACTATCGCCCCGAGGGGTCCGGGGGATGA
- a CDS encoding glycerophosphodiester phosphodiesterase family protein produces MSLRYAVASLAVLPVLATPATAQAATAHHGHHHHHGPSQKAHFDLQAHRGGLGLTTEESLEGFGKALRLGVRTLELDTHITKDQKVVVNHDRQISAQKCKDTGPVTPGDPMYPYVGKYIKDLTLAQIKSMDCGYQQLPGFPEQEQIKGFRMVELKDVLNLVKSYKAKQVKLNIETKVEAGAPEQTAPRELFVRRVFEEIHRSGIEDQVTIQSFDWGALKAMHKLAPSYPLVALTNYDFLQVGKDGASPWLGGIDADDYDGDFVKAAAAVPGVTALSPNYGFPQNGTVADPDFRFYPDKKMISEAHERGLKVIPWTCDDPATIEELMDMGIDGIITDYPNRVRDIMADRGMALPKAYPAPRH; encoded by the coding sequence ATGTCACTGCGGTATGCAGTCGCGAGCCTGGCTGTCCTGCCTGTGCTCGCCACCCCGGCGACCGCTCAGGCGGCCACGGCCCATCATGGCCACCACCATCACCATGGGCCTTCCCAGAAGGCGCATTTCGATCTGCAAGCCCACCGCGGTGGGCTCGGTCTGACCACCGAGGAGTCTTTGGAGGGCTTCGGCAAGGCGCTGCGTCTCGGTGTGAGGACTCTGGAGCTGGACACCCACATCACGAAGGACCAGAAGGTCGTCGTCAACCACGACCGGCAGATCAGTGCCCAGAAGTGCAAGGACACCGGCCCGGTGACGCCCGGTGACCCGATGTACCCGTACGTCGGGAAGTACATCAAGGACCTGACGCTGGCGCAGATCAAGAGCATGGACTGCGGCTACCAGCAGTTGCCCGGCTTCCCCGAGCAGGAGCAGATCAAGGGCTTCCGCATGGTGGAGCTCAAGGATGTCCTCAACCTGGTCAAGAGCTACAAGGCCAAGCAGGTCAAGCTGAACATCGAGACCAAGGTGGAGGCCGGTGCGCCCGAGCAGACCGCACCGCGCGAGCTGTTCGTCCGCCGTGTCTTCGAGGAGATCCACCGTTCCGGGATCGAGGATCAGGTCACCATCCAGTCCTTCGACTGGGGGGCGTTGAAGGCGATGCACAAGCTTGCTCCGTCCTACCCGCTCGTGGCGCTGACGAACTACGACTTCCTGCAGGTCGGCAAGGACGGCGCCTCCCCGTGGCTCGGCGGTATCGACGCCGACGACTACGACGGTGACTTCGTCAAGGCCGCCGCCGCTGTCCCCGGTGTGACCGCGCTGTCCCCGAACTACGGTTTCCCGCAGAACGGCACGGTCGCGGACCCGGACTTCCGCTTCTACCCCGACAAGAAGATGATCTCCGAGGCCCATGAGCGCGGTCTGAAGGTCATTCCGTGGACCTGTGACGACCCCGCCACCATCGAGGAGCTCATGGACATGGGCATCGACGGGATCATCACCGACTACCCCAACCGTGTGCGGGACATCATGGCCGACCGCGGCATGGCCCTGCCCAAGGCATACCCCGCGCCGCGTCACTGA